A stretch of the Corylus avellana chromosome ca6, CavTom2PMs-1.0 genome encodes the following:
- the LOC132184369 gene encoding thioredoxin Y1, chloroplastic, producing the protein MAVSVSASTIASLNSGRSNRLAASSCSSKLSSSSSLQFPLRLQRVRIGTTGVCSPSRPRVLPLVKAKKQTFSSLDDLLANSDKPVLVDFYATWCGPCQFMAPVLNEVGSQLKDKIQVVKIDTEKYPSIADKYRIEALPTFIIFKDGEPYDRFEGALTADQLIQRIENSLKVKQ; encoded by the exons ATGGCGGTTTCCGTTTCGGCATCAACGATTGCTTCGTTGAATTCGGGGCGCTCTAATCGTTTGGCGGCTTCGTCTTGCTCGTCGAAGTTATCTTCGTCGTCCTCTCTCCAGTTTCCTCTGCGGCTCCAGCGAGTTCGAATCGGGACCACGGGGGTGTGTTCTCCGTCGCGGCCTCGAGTTCTTCCTCTG GTCAAAGCCAAGAAGCAAACATTTTCCTCCCTTGATGATTTGCTGGCTAATTCTGACAAACCTGTGTTGGTTGACTTCTATGCAACCTG GTGTGGTCCTTGTCAATTCATGGCTCCAGTCCTCAATGAAGTCGGTTCTCAGCTGAAAGATAAGATCCAGGTGGTGAAGATTGACACCGAGAAGTACCCTAGCATTGCTGATAAATACCGAATAGAAGCTTTGCCTACTTTCATCATATTTAAGGACGGAGAACCATATGATCGCTTT GAGGGTGCTTTGACTGCAGATCAGCTCATCCAACGCATTGAGAACTCTCTGAAAGTTAAGCAATAG